In one Acidimicrobium ferrooxidans DSM 10331 genomic region, the following are encoded:
- a CDS encoding SDR family oxidoreductase — MAGICEGRVVIVTGAGRGIGRAHALAFAEQGARVVVNDLGAEVDGSGSSTGPAGEVVDHIRSQGGAAIANGDDVASWEGAQRLINAAIESFGRLDVVVNNAGILRDRMLVNMTESEWDDVIRVHLKGTFAMTRWAAAYFREQAKAGVAQDARIINTTSASGIYGNVGQANYGAAKAGIASLTIIAAMELARYGVTVNAIAPVALTRMTENLGIVAPDDRAAQAELAPENIAPLVVWLGSTHSAGITGRVFDVAGHHIDVAEGWHAGPSAEARGQRFTVDELDDVVPALVRAARRNADMSGHEPPEAPNA, encoded by the coding sequence ATGGCTGGGATCTGTGAAGGCCGGGTCGTGATCGTGACCGGCGCGGGCCGAGGGATTGGACGTGCCCACGCGCTCGCGTTCGCTGAACAGGGCGCACGAGTGGTCGTCAACGACCTCGGCGCCGAGGTCGACGGATCCGGCTCGTCGACAGGGCCCGCTGGCGAGGTGGTCGATCACATCCGAAGCCAGGGGGGTGCGGCCATCGCCAACGGCGACGACGTCGCCAGTTGGGAGGGCGCGCAGCGCCTCATCAACGCGGCCATCGAGTCGTTCGGTCGCCTCGATGTGGTCGTGAACAACGCGGGCATCCTGCGCGACCGCATGCTGGTCAACATGACCGAGTCCGAATGGGATGACGTGATTCGGGTGCACCTCAAGGGCACCTTCGCCATGACCCGCTGGGCCGCCGCCTACTTTCGGGAGCAAGCGAAGGCGGGTGTCGCGCAAGACGCCCGAATCATCAACACCACGAGCGCATCAGGGATCTACGGCAACGTCGGCCAAGCCAACTATGGCGCCGCGAAGGCAGGCATCGCGTCGTTGACCATCATCGCAGCGATGGAACTCGCGCGCTACGGCGTCACGGTCAACGCGATCGCCCCCGTAGCGCTGACCCGCATGACTGAGAACCTTGGCATCGTCGCCCCGGACGACCGTGCAGCACAGGCCGAACTCGCGCCGGAGAACATCGCACCCCTCGTGGTCTGGCTCGGATCGACGCACTCGGCCGGCATCACTGGACGAGTGTTCGACGTCGCCGGCCACCATATCGACGTCGCCGAAGGCTGGCACGCGGGCCCAAGCGCGGAGGCGCGCGGCCAACGTTTCACCGTCGACGAGCTCGACGACGTCGTCCCGGCCCTCGTCCGCGCGGCACGGCGCAACGCCGACATGAGCGGGCACGAACCACCCGAGGCGCCCAACGCCTAA
- a CDS encoding phosphate signaling complex PhoU family protein: MLELFALVSDAFSGAKEAFLHEDKGIIAHLVERERIIDGRYLALEREVHERLLAPDRTPAMVHYLVTIVRIIPELERSGDLAEHIARKGALGLVRELRPRARGLLESMAELALSMWSETAVAFEHIDPTVARRVNDLDESLDDLHVTFTAEIASTCQSIATAMDLALVARFVERFGDHAVNLARSTAALATLESPIPKGDLSSAS; encoded by the coding sequence GTGCTCGAGCTTTTCGCCCTCGTGAGCGACGCGTTCTCGGGTGCAAAGGAGGCGTTCCTCCACGAAGACAAGGGCATCATCGCCCACCTCGTCGAGCGCGAACGCATTATCGACGGTCGATACCTCGCACTCGAGCGTGAGGTGCACGAGCGGCTCTTGGCCCCGGACCGCACCCCGGCGATGGTCCACTACCTCGTCACCATTGTCCGCATCATCCCAGAGCTGGAGCGCTCGGGCGACCTCGCCGAGCACATCGCGCGCAAGGGTGCACTCGGCCTCGTGCGCGAGCTCCGACCCCGTGCGCGAGGTCTTCTCGAATCGATGGCCGAGCTCGCGCTGTCGATGTGGTCCGAGACCGCGGTGGCGTTCGAGCACATCGACCCAACCGTGGCGCGTCGAGTCAACGACCTCGACGAGTCCCTCGACGACCTCCACGTCACCTTCACGGCCGAGATCGCGTCGACGTGCCAATCCATCGCGACCGCGATGGATTTGGCGCTCGTTGCTCGGTTCGTCGAACGCTTCGGCGATCACGCCGTCAACTTGGCTCGGTCGACGGCGGCACTCGCCACACTCGAGAGCCCTATCCCCAAGGGCGACTTGTCGTCCGCGTCGTGA
- a CDS encoding response regulator produces the protein MVRVFLVEDHEVVRRGIARLVAEDDGFEVVGEAGSLEEARARIPLAAPDVAVLDVRLPDGSGVELCRELRAARPELRCLMLTSYADDEALFASIMAGASGYLLKRVRVDELLDALRRVAKGESLIDPALTVRLLERIRHPQDAGDDPLAELSPQERRIFDLIVDGKTNREIAESVFLAEKTVKNYVSNILSKLGMHHRSEIAALGARLEERRRSRSSADLDVR, from the coding sequence GTGGTGCGCGTATTCCTCGTGGAGGACCACGAGGTCGTGCGTCGAGGCATTGCTCGCCTCGTCGCTGAGGACGACGGCTTTGAGGTCGTGGGCGAGGCCGGCTCTCTTGAGGAGGCGCGGGCGAGAATCCCCTTGGCTGCTCCCGATGTCGCCGTGCTCGATGTGCGCCTCCCGGATGGCAGTGGTGTGGAGCTGTGTCGCGAGCTTCGCGCCGCACGACCAGAGCTGCGTTGCCTGATGTTGACGTCGTACGCTGACGACGAGGCGCTGTTCGCCTCGATCATGGCGGGCGCATCTGGCTATCTGCTCAAGCGGGTCCGGGTCGACGAGCTGCTCGATGCGCTGCGCCGCGTTGCCAAAGGGGAGTCGCTCATCGACCCCGCGTTGACGGTACGGCTCCTCGAGCGCATCCGGCATCCCCAGGATGCGGGGGACGATCCGCTCGCGGAACTCTCGCCGCAGGAGCGCCGGATCTTCGATCTGATCGTCGATGGCAAGACCAACCGCGAGATCGCCGAGTCAGTCTTTCTCGCCGAGAAGACCGTCAAGAACTACGTATCGAACATCCTGTCGAAGCTCGGCATGCACCATCGAAGTGAGATCGCGGCGCTGGGCGCCCGACTCGAAGAGCGCCGCCGATCGCGCTCGTCAGCCGATCTCGACGTTCGTTAG
- a CDS encoding universal stress protein, which produces MVEAGFTEHRRVVVGYDGSESGRTALQFAVDEAKRRRSTLVIVYSWTVPEFGYGPTPSAVEELEAAGRALLDDATAQVRALEPDLDLETVLEEGNPASRLIEQCETADLLVVGARGHGGFTSLLLGSVSDQLVHHAPIPVVVVRRRA; this is translated from the coding sequence ATGGTGGAGGCAGGATTCACAGAGCATCGGCGCGTCGTGGTTGGGTATGACGGCTCCGAGTCGGGTCGCACGGCGCTGCAGTTCGCCGTCGACGAGGCGAAGCGACGCCGGTCGACGCTCGTGATCGTGTACTCGTGGACGGTGCCGGAGTTTGGCTACGGTCCAACTCCCTCCGCCGTGGAAGAGCTCGAGGCCGCCGGTCGCGCGCTGCTCGACGACGCGACCGCGCAGGTGCGCGCCCTGGAACCCGATCTTGACCTGGAGACCGTGCTCGAGGAGGGCAACCCGGCCTCACGTCTGATCGAGCAGTGTGAGACTGCCGATCTCTTGGTCGTCGGCGCGCGTGGTCATGGGGGCTTCACCTCGTTGCTGCTCGGCAGCGTGAGTGACCAACTCGTCCACCACGCGCCGATCCCGGTGGTCGTCGTTCGACGTCGGGCCTAG
- a CDS encoding MFS transporter — MRARLRDHVASSQQALARVFDESSALGSLRRAHLLSMTADAMMTVALAGSLFFSVSPTEARSRIALYLLITMAPFAALSPLVAPIVDRSRQLRRSMVTISAVVRIAAVLLMAAFLRTLLLFPLALIALIASKAYLITKSSLVPEVVGDPQPRTLVATNASLTLLASVGGALGVVAGGILAKTPHLGPAWALIAEPVALLYMVAAGLRLHRMLPQAVAGASQARERLRSRPTGPGYARTLLASLLVAVLRGQIGFFAFVIAFALKGRSAPTWAYGAALAASAIGAMAATQVAPRLRRRLSEIPITLGAATLVSLVAIAATTAHPAIVWAIVVMGILSLAAGSAKIAFDATVQQGLREEHYGRTFARYETEFQLAWVVGAAAATFARTPLASGESLIATTAVVALAAYALATTALRHAREPELPGEGT; from the coding sequence ATGCGGGCACGACTGCGAGACCACGTCGCAAGCTCGCAGCAAGCCCTTGCTCGGGTCTTCGACGAGTCGAGCGCGCTCGGATCGCTGCGGCGGGCCCATCTCCTGTCCATGACCGCCGACGCCATGATGACGGTCGCGTTGGCTGGTTCTCTGTTCTTCTCCGTGTCACCCACCGAAGCGCGAAGCCGCATTGCCCTCTATCTCCTCATCACGATGGCGCCCTTCGCAGCGCTCTCGCCGCTCGTGGCTCCCATCGTCGACCGGTCTCGTCAGCTCCGCCGATCGATGGTGACCATCTCCGCCGTCGTCCGCATTGCGGCGGTCCTGCTGATGGCGGCGTTCCTCAGGACTCTGCTGCTGTTCCCACTGGCACTGATTGCGCTCATCGCATCCAAGGCGTACCTCATCACGAAATCATCCCTGGTGCCCGAGGTGGTCGGCGACCCGCAACCTCGAACACTCGTCGCGACCAACGCATCGCTGACCCTGTTGGCATCCGTCGGGGGCGCACTCGGGGTGGTCGCAGGTGGGATCCTCGCCAAGACGCCTCACCTCGGTCCCGCGTGGGCGCTCATCGCCGAACCCGTCGCGCTGCTCTACATGGTTGCGGCCGGTCTTCGTCTTCATCGGATGCTGCCCCAGGCGGTAGCCGGAGCGTCGCAGGCTCGCGAGCGGCTACGCAGCCGCCCCACCGGACCCGGATACGCGAGAACCTTGCTCGCGTCCCTCCTTGTCGCCGTACTTCGAGGTCAGATCGGCTTCTTTGCCTTCGTCATCGCGTTCGCGCTCAAGGGCAGATCGGCTCCGACCTGGGCCTACGGAGCAGCACTCGCAGCCAGCGCCATCGGTGCGATGGCCGCCACGCAGGTTGCTCCCCGCCTCCGACGCCGACTCTCCGAAATCCCCATCACCCTCGGCGCGGCGACACTCGTCTCCCTCGTGGCCATCGCGGCAACCACCGCACATCCAGCGATCGTCTGGGCCATCGTGGTCATGGGGATCCTCTCACTCGCAGCCGGGTCCGCGAAGATCGCCTTCGACGCAACCGTGCAGCAGGGTCTGCGCGAAGAGCACTACGGGAGGACCTTCGCTCGCTACGAGACGGAGTTCCAGCTGGCATGGGTCGTGGGGGCTGCCGCAGCAACCTTCGCTCGCACGCCGTTGGCCAGCGGTGAGAGCCTGATCGCGACCACGGCAGTGGTCGCGCTCGCCGCCTACGCGCTCGCGACCACTGCACTGCGTCACGCCCGCGAGCCTGAGTTGCCAGGCGAGGGGACATGA
- a CDS encoding FAD-dependent oxidoreductase, whose amino-acid sequence MSAVVVEVLTDRCAGCQECLIRCPVEAIDLDLDRYVVTVDSARCVGCRQCERVCPFDAIVVAGDPQVAPGAVLPELDPDVALGGLDEVRGGFASFADVLEEANRCLACPDPTCVRGCPTHNDIPEFIAQLRSGDLAGARDVLSAHTSLPEICSRVCDAAIQCEGSCSWRLAGARPVAIHAIERYIADHADAVDPTPAAKEGRVLIVGSGPAGLGAADVLSGAGVEVTVVDAADQPGGLLRNGIPRFTLPSDVLDRVIERLERRGVAFQMNTALSPDDVVAARNRYDAVVLAVGAGAPLPVRADGIETISVGNALDEIAVAEAAIQAGLPPVDDRVLVVGAGNTAMDVARLVRRRGGSAVCIDWMDQRFSLVRPDELAEAEAEGVQVRFGVTLQSVAERDDGIHCLLVRTKQERASERPTVTSEIAEELVVDRVVAAMGYRVDPSWIASVPGLAERKEVGDLPSRHWLASGIFAGEPLRGLRVGDLAWSRDRARRRAAAWRQARTWAIGDVLVGPSTVVEAMAHGRRVGEEMLAAGGRNAVLPGRRLAPPRVLIAYDSKGGHTRAAALSLGETLANFAPSVRCIPADQFETEDLVDADLIVVAGWVDGALVVGQRPSEGMRRLLEALPANLRAPVGLLLTYAVDPGDALKIAAELARGRGATVAATLALGPQGSPGDERRFIADLGDAAWADSSSMTALVSAVLEGSDPRWLVGPRPRVAEALAHALVERHGRGVLSHEAQAAERLRELASSLRLLREAPIPS is encoded by the coding sequence ATGAGCGCTGTTGTCGTTGAGGTGCTCACCGACCGGTGTGCCGGGTGTCAAGAGTGTCTGATTCGTTGTCCGGTGGAGGCGATCGATCTCGACCTCGATCGTTACGTCGTCACTGTCGACAGCGCACGGTGTGTCGGGTGCCGCCAGTGCGAGCGGGTCTGTCCGTTCGATGCGATCGTCGTCGCGGGTGATCCGCAGGTTGCGCCGGGCGCTGTCTTGCCAGAGTTGGATCCAGACGTGGCCCTGGGCGGCCTTGACGAGGTACGCGGCGGATTCGCGAGCTTTGCGGACGTGCTCGAAGAGGCCAATCGCTGCTTGGCGTGTCCGGACCCGACGTGTGTGCGAGGCTGCCCGACGCACAACGACATCCCCGAGTTCATCGCTCAGCTGCGTAGTGGCGATCTCGCCGGTGCCCGTGACGTGCTGAGCGCACATACATCGTTGCCCGAGATCTGCTCACGCGTCTGTGATGCGGCGATCCAATGCGAGGGGAGCTGTTCCTGGCGGCTTGCCGGAGCGAGGCCGGTGGCGATCCACGCCATCGAGCGCTACATCGCTGACCATGCTGATGCGGTCGACCCGACGCCGGCTGCCAAGGAGGGCCGCGTACTGATCGTTGGGAGCGGTCCGGCCGGGCTCGGTGCCGCAGATGTCCTGTCGGGAGCCGGGGTCGAGGTCACCGTGGTCGACGCTGCCGACCAACCTGGAGGCTTGCTGCGCAACGGGATCCCGCGGTTCACGCTGCCCTCGGACGTTCTCGATCGGGTCATCGAGCGTCTCGAGCGGCGAGGCGTGGCTTTCCAGATGAACACCGCGCTGTCTCCGGACGATGTGGTGGCGGCGCGTAACCGCTACGACGCCGTGGTGCTGGCCGTTGGTGCTGGCGCTCCGTTGCCCGTACGCGCCGATGGCATCGAGACCATCTCTGTCGGCAACGCACTCGACGAGATCGCCGTGGCCGAGGCGGCGATTCAAGCTGGTTTGCCGCCGGTGGATGATCGTGTGCTCGTGGTTGGGGCGGGCAACACGGCGATGGACGTCGCGCGCCTGGTGCGACGGCGCGGTGGCTCTGCAGTCTGTATCGATTGGATGGATCAGCGCTTCAGCCTTGTGCGGCCTGACGAACTTGCCGAAGCGGAGGCCGAGGGCGTACAGGTGCGATTTGGCGTGACGCTCCAGTCGGTCGCCGAACGCGACGACGGGATCCACTGTCTCCTCGTTCGGACGAAGCAGGAGCGCGCGAGTGAGCGGCCTACGGTGACCAGTGAGATCGCCGAGGAGCTCGTGGTCGATCGAGTGGTAGCTGCGATGGGCTATCGCGTCGATCCGTCCTGGATCGCTTCGGTGCCTGGGCTCGCTGAACGCAAGGAAGTTGGAGATCTGCCGAGCCGACACTGGTTGGCCTCAGGGATCTTCGCGGGTGAGCCGCTCCGAGGGTTGCGTGTCGGTGATCTCGCCTGGAGCCGGGATCGGGCCCGGAGGCGAGCGGCAGCGTGGCGGCAGGCCCGCACCTGGGCCATTGGTGATGTCCTCGTCGGACCGTCAACGGTGGTGGAGGCGATGGCTCACGGGCGCCGGGTCGGGGAGGAGATGCTCGCCGCAGGCGGTCGCAACGCGGTGTTGCCCGGTCGACGACTGGCTCCGCCACGGGTGCTCATTGCCTACGACTCCAAGGGTGGCCACACCCGCGCGGCGGCACTTTCCCTGGGAGAGACGCTCGCGAATTTTGCGCCAAGCGTGCGCTGCATCCCCGCCGATCAGTTCGAAACCGAGGACCTCGTCGACGCCGATCTGATCGTTGTCGCCGGCTGGGTTGACGGGGCGCTGGTGGTCGGGCAACGGCCCAGCGAGGGTATGCGTCGTTTGCTCGAGGCACTACCGGCCAATCTGAGGGCGCCAGTTGGCCTTCTCCTGACGTATGCGGTGGACCCGGGAGATGCGCTCAAGATCGCGGCAGAGCTGGCCCGCGGGCGGGGCGCGACGGTTGCGGCCACCCTCGCATTGGGACCACAAGGTTCGCCGGGCGACGAGCGTCGATTCATCGCTGATCTCGGTGATGCTGCCTGGGCCGACTCCTCGTCCATGACTGCGCTCGTCAGCGCGGTGTTGGAAGGTTCGGATCCGCGCTGGTTGGTTGGCCCGCGCCCGCGCGTTGCCGAGGCGCTTGCACATGCCCTCGTCGAGCGCCACGGGCGCGGCGTCCTCTCTCACGAAGCTCAGGCGGCCGAGCGTCTGCGAGAACTTGCAAGCAGTCTTCGCCTTCTTCGGGAGGCACCCATCCCCTCCTAG
- a CDS encoding 4Fe-4S binding protein, whose protein sequence is MATTKPPHVQTVLDDQVVVRLRPPHRPGQDRFERSDPSPRANVARRGIIARLAANRTTQFLLILPNQIIFWLVIVLGFVGVVDPQTNFATAITWYLWFCVVFVLMAVVGRAWCSMCPFGGFAEWIQRRTFFRRLHSAIGLGRPVPPWLAEYGFLGSVATFVLLTFIEEYFNIAGPGVPRYTAIMVLGIVATAVSVFLVFERRSFCRYLCPLSALIGTVGSMGSVAGFRTVDRETCLECTTKDCMRGGASGYGCPWFTWPGSAESNAACGLCTECYKACPSNNVGLFLQAPLTSVVAPKRRRWDLAWAIAILWGLVIFQQFNATDVYSSIDATLNRATGWPAYPNPIDYLGIIAAVALATAGIIWAWGRAFLDPAARRTVTAESRLDRVTPFRQVFLPLTYGLIPVVGMDYFARQLPKFFKHIPSLIPAIVGIFGVNTQHWSLLSDHLLAIPQIVEVQVGVMALGVVGGLWAMARIFDADLASIVRHRAVAKLSALALVVVFGAVAGWLYVIMHGAS, encoded by the coding sequence ATGGCTACGACCAAGCCCCCGCATGTGCAGACCGTGCTCGATGATCAGGTGGTCGTGCGATTGCGACCGCCGCATCGGCCGGGCCAGGATCGATTCGAGCGATCAGATCCGTCGCCACGTGCCAACGTGGCACGTCGGGGTATCATCGCCCGCCTCGCCGCGAATCGGACCACCCAATTCCTCTTGATTCTGCCGAACCAGATCATCTTCTGGCTGGTGATCGTCCTGGGCTTCGTCGGCGTCGTCGATCCCCAGACGAACTTTGCGACCGCGATCACGTGGTACCTGTGGTTCTGCGTTGTCTTCGTGCTCATGGCCGTGGTCGGGCGCGCGTGGTGCTCCATGTGCCCCTTCGGCGGCTTCGCGGAGTGGATCCAGCGTCGTACCTTCTTTCGCCGACTGCACTCGGCGATCGGTCTCGGGCGCCCGGTGCCTCCGTGGCTGGCCGAGTACGGCTTCTTGGGATCTGTCGCGACCTTCGTGCTGCTGACCTTCATCGAGGAGTACTTCAACATCGCAGGTCCGGGGGTGCCTCGCTACACAGCCATCATGGTGCTCGGTATCGTCGCCACGGCGGTCTCGGTGTTCCTCGTCTTCGAGCGGCGGAGCTTCTGCCGGTACCTGTGTCCACTCTCGGCGTTGATCGGCACCGTCGGGTCGATGGGCTCGGTCGCGGGCTTTCGAACGGTCGACCGCGAGACGTGCCTCGAGTGCACCACCAAGGATTGCATGCGTGGCGGTGCGTCCGGTTATGGCTGTCCATGGTTCACGTGGCCGGGATCGGCTGAGTCGAATGCCGCCTGCGGACTGTGCACGGAGTGCTACAAGGCATGCCCCTCGAACAATGTGGGACTCTTCCTGCAGGCGCCACTCACCTCCGTGGTCGCGCCGAAGCGTCGCCGTTGGGACCTTGCCTGGGCCATCGCGATCTTGTGGGGCCTCGTGATCTTCCAGCAGTTCAACGCGACCGACGTCTACAGCTCCATCGATGCCACGCTCAATCGCGCGACTGGGTGGCCGGCCTACCCGAACCCGATTGACTACCTGGGCATCATCGCCGCGGTGGCTCTCGCAACTGCAGGGATCATCTGGGCGTGGGGTCGAGCCTTTCTCGATCCGGCTGCACGGCGGACGGTCACCGCAGAGAGTCGGCTCGACCGCGTCACTCCGTTCCGTCAGGTGTTCCTGCCGCTCACCTACGGCCTCATCCCAGTTGTCGGGATGGACTACTTCGCACGCCAGCTGCCGAAGTTCTTCAAGCACATCCCGAGCCTCATCCCAGCCATCGTCGGCATCTTCGGTGTCAACACGCAGCACTGGAGCTTGCTGTCGGACCACCTGCTGGCGATCCCGCAAATTGTCGAGGTCCAGGTCGGCGTGATGGCGCTCGGAGTCGTCGGTGGCCTCTGGGCCATGGCGCGCATCTTCGACGCTGATCTCGCGTCGATCGTGCGTCATCGTGCCGTCGCCAAGCTCTCTGCTCTTGCGCTCGTCGTCGTGTTCGGGGCCGTGGCTGGATGGCTGTACGTCATCATGCACGGAGCGTCCTAG
- a CDS encoding RrF2 family transcriptional regulator, which yields MDLSLSRRGDYAVRAALYLARQESNEAVGVREITAAMAIPPSFAGQILADLTRAGILGARPGRGGGYWLQHDPKDITLLTIVEAAEGTLRAERCALGDGPCRWDSVCPLHTFWQGAVRAVRDQLATVTLADVRDADVALEHGVAPPPDAHRHATVTNLAETIDVEAPADEVERRLRTLTSDDLAKAIAHRLKAALDLDLTLCELAHPGRRLVVEVNDPIGQTARAEFDLTTEPADPLRTTLTAAILWRGRLEDPRPSVRAILTATARLLEDAR from the coding sequence GTGGACCTCTCGCTGTCTCGGCGTGGCGACTATGCGGTACGTGCAGCGCTCTACCTTGCGCGCCAGGAGTCGAACGAGGCCGTCGGCGTGCGCGAGATCACGGCCGCAATGGCGATTCCACCGAGCTTCGCAGGCCAGATCCTCGCGGACCTGACCCGCGCAGGCATCCTCGGTGCGCGGCCGGGCCGCGGAGGCGGCTATTGGCTCCAACACGACCCGAAGGACATCACCCTCCTCACCATCGTCGAAGCAGCCGAGGGCACCCTCCGCGCGGAACGGTGCGCGCTCGGGGATGGACCATGCCGTTGGGACAGCGTGTGTCCACTCCACACCTTCTGGCAGGGAGCCGTTCGAGCCGTTCGCGATCAGCTCGCCACCGTGACGCTCGCCGACGTCCGAGACGCGGACGTCGCCCTCGAACATGGGGTTGCCCCGCCGCCCGATGCCCACCGCCACGCCACGGTCACCAACCTTGCCGAGACGATCGACGTCGAGGCACCCGCAGACGAGGTCGAACGACGCTTGCGCACGCTGACGTCCGACGATCTCGCCAAGGCGATCGCGCATCGCCTGAAGGCCGCACTCGACCTCGACCTCACTCTCTGCGAACTCGCCCATCCAGGCCGTCGCCTCGTCGTCGAGGTGAACGACCCCATCGGCCAGACGGCGAGAGCAGAGTTCGATCTCACCACCGAGCCGGCGGATCCCCTGCGCACCACGCTCACTGCGGCGATCCTCTGGCGCGGTCGGCTCGAGGACCCACGCCCTAGCGTTCGCGCGATCCTGACGGCGACGGCAAGACTCCTCGAGGACGCGCGCTGA
- a CDS encoding Fur family transcriptional regulator: MAETQFEGALRQRGLRVTDERRAVFRVLAEAGRPLTRAELVDVLAEAGVGSATAYRTIAAFAEAGIVQPVTIGDDIAYELLPPYASHHHHFHCVSCGEIFEVRVASCQAITIDDAPGPVLYHQVEAYGVCERCISARPRGVLPSPSGSRER, translated from the coding sequence ATGGCTGAGACGCAGTTCGAGGGTGCACTCAGACAACGCGGGTTGCGGGTCACCGATGAGCGACGTGCGGTGTTTCGCGTGTTGGCGGAGGCGGGGCGTCCGCTGACGAGGGCCGAGTTGGTCGACGTTCTCGCAGAAGCGGGCGTTGGGTCGGCGACGGCCTACCGAACCATCGCGGCGTTTGCCGAGGCTGGCATCGTCCAACCGGTGACCATCGGTGACGACATCGCCTATGAGCTCCTGCCGCCCTACGCGTCGCACCACCACCACTTCCACTGCGTGTCGTGCGGGGAGATCTTCGAGGTTCGGGTGGCCTCGTGTCAGGCGATCACGATCGACGACGCGCCTGGCCCAGTCTTGTATCACCAGGTCGAGGCCTACGGCGTCTGTGAGCGGTGCATCAGCGCGCGTCCTCGAGGAGTCTTGCCGTCGCCGTCAGGATCGCGCGAACGCTAG
- a CDS encoding aldo/keto reductase, translating into MRYRHLGRTGLKVSELGFGSWVTFGTQLDVGRAADILAAAREAGINLFDNAEAYAGGESERIMGQAIARLGWPRWSYVVTSKFFWGIHDDVNTHHTLNRKYLVEAVDASLERFGLDHLDIIYCHRPDPTTPIAETVFAMSELVSAHKAHYWGTSEWSAEEIRHAIDVATANHLHAPVVEQPQYNLLERQRVEHEYARLLDEEGIGLTTWSPLASGLLTGKYVNGVPAGSRATLHGYEWLRDLLTDPGRQAVVRSLLPLASRLEVSLAQLAIGWCLLNPHVSSVLLGATSIDQLNENLGALEARDRLTPAVVDEINAILAEHA; encoded by the coding sequence ATGCGCTATCGCCATCTCGGCCGAACCGGTCTCAAGGTCTCCGAACTCGGCTTCGGCTCCTGGGTCACCTTCGGAACCCAGCTCGACGTCGGGCGCGCGGCCGACATCCTCGCCGCCGCCAGGGAAGCCGGCATCAATCTGTTCGACAACGCCGAGGCCTACGCCGGAGGCGAGTCCGAACGCATCATGGGACAGGCCATCGCGCGACTCGGATGGCCACGGTGGAGCTACGTCGTCACCTCCAAGTTCTTCTGGGGGATCCACGACGACGTGAACACGCACCACACCCTCAACCGCAAGTACCTCGTCGAGGCCGTCGACGCGTCACTCGAGCGCTTCGGCCTGGACCACCTCGACATCATCTACTGCCACCGACCGGACCCCACGACGCCCATCGCCGAGACGGTCTTCGCGATGAGCGAACTCGTCAGCGCACACAAGGCGCACTACTGGGGGACCAGCGAGTGGAGCGCCGAGGAAATTCGCCACGCCATCGACGTCGCAACCGCCAATCACCTCCACGCTCCGGTCGTGGAGCAACCTCAGTACAACCTGCTCGAGCGCCAGCGCGTCGAGCACGAATACGCCCGCCTGCTCGACGAGGAAGGCATCGGCCTCACCACCTGGAGTCCGCTTGCGTCCGGCTTGCTCACCGGCAAGTACGTCAATGGGGTGCCCGCGGGATCACGAGCCACGCTCCACGGGTACGAGTGGCTCCGTGATCTGCTCACCGACCCGGGACGCCAAGCCGTCGTGCGCAGCCTGCTCCCGCTCGCGTCACGGCTCGAGGTCTCGCTCGCCCAGCTCGCCATCGGCTGGTGCCTCCTGAATCCGCACGTATCCTCCGTCCTCCTCGGTGCCACCTCCATCGATCAACTCAACGAGAACCTCGGAGCACTCGAGGCCCGAGACCGTCTGACCCCAGCGGTCGTGGACGAGATCAACGCGATCCTGGCGGAGCACGCCTGA